One genomic window of Vibrio ziniensis includes the following:
- the recB gene encoding exodeoxyribonuclease V subunit beta: MNVPSNIVATPLEAMTFPLHGARLIEASAGTGKTFTIAGLYLRLLLGHGNEQNRHQVPLTVDQILVVTFTEAATAELRDRIRARIHDARLAFSRGHSNDPVIEPLLNDFSDHAQAAKLLLDAERQMDEAAVYTIHGFCQRMLTQNAFESGSRFSNEFVTDESHLKAQVVADYWRRQFYPLPLNLAAEVRRLWSSPAALLGKIGGYLTGIPLSLTTPMMDGDLAGLHQQNLAKIDAIKQQWLSALEEIEPSITGSDLHKNSQNALLKRIESLTQWASSATHDLLVPEALSDFAQSQLLEKSKKGNPPLLEVFNVIEQFKAQPITIEAPLTAHAIHHCRAMLAKAKASKQWLSFDDLLSQLSASIDGDEQGLLAERIRHLYPVAMIDEFQDTDPLQYSIFSRIYLNTPECGLFMIGDPKQAIYAFRGADIFTYIKARNQVAAHYTLGTNWRSSSDMVAAVNQVFELPDSPFIYDSDIPFLPVDANPFAAKKEWLLNGEKQPALTYWLQEADGSPVTKGNYLEVMAQATASQIQTILTAAQQNKALFVNGKSSSNGKSSSNGKSIQAGDIAVLVRTGNEGRMIKEALAKQGIASVYLSNRDSVFTSSIAQDIQRLLQAVLTPENDRALRAALASPLFALNSKQLDALNNDENEWENAVNQFKQYRRLWVERGVLPMLRSVLSLRHIAERWLEEVDGERNLTDFMHISELLQQATQDIDSDHGLLRWLAQTISDAEQGMGGNDDAIQRLESERNLVQIVTIHKSKGLEYDLVFLPFVVSYREASEGKYYDSNSGQTLLDITGDKQALQQADKERLAEDLRLIYVALTRSVYGCFIGVAPLRNGRSTKEPTGVHHSAIGHLLQNAQEGGIDLLTQSVEAHANKLSCVLVTSPPEPLDTIFTPVVDPLPELKAKELNSEIDRYWRITSYSGLVKQGSHQKEHDATVEIGGFDVDSAEEHDELTPIEKERTIFNFPRGARPGTFLHTVFEEVEFTEPATSEHNTKIISHLLELEQLEMEWLPVIQKLVDDVLATPLDGKKLQLNQKLSHQRLVEMEFLLPIEVLTAPALNRVVQRHDPLSAKAGDLGFYTVQGMLKGFIDLVFQHEGKYYVLDWKSNHLGDEVEAYHGERLASAMAEHRYDLQYQLYALALHRFLQSRLANYDYNKHFGGVYYLFLRGIDGKAQHGIFNAKPSQTMLEELDLLIQGKEPDERTNAAGQMELGL; the protein is encoded by the coding sequence ATGAATGTTCCTTCCAATATCGTAGCAACGCCACTCGAAGCGATGACGTTTCCTTTGCATGGTGCGCGTTTGATAGAAGCTTCTGCCGGTACAGGTAAAACATTTACTATTGCTGGTCTTTATTTGCGTCTGTTGTTAGGTCATGGAAATGAGCAAAATCGCCATCAAGTACCTCTAACCGTCGATCAAATCTTGGTTGTAACCTTTACCGAAGCGGCAACCGCTGAGTTGCGTGATCGTATCCGTGCTCGTATTCATGATGCACGATTAGCCTTTTCAAGAGGTCACAGCAACGATCCTGTGATTGAACCTCTGCTTAATGATTTCAGTGATCACGCTCAGGCGGCAAAACTGCTGCTCGATGCAGAACGTCAGATGGATGAAGCGGCGGTGTATACCATTCACGGCTTTTGCCAACGCATGCTGACACAGAACGCGTTTGAATCTGGCAGCCGTTTTAGTAATGAGTTTGTCACCGATGAAAGTCATCTCAAAGCGCAGGTAGTCGCAGATTACTGGCGTCGTCAGTTTTACCCTCTACCACTCAATTTAGCCGCTGAAGTCCGTCGTTTATGGTCATCGCCAGCGGCACTGCTAGGAAAAATTGGTGGTTATTTAACGGGTATACCCTTGTCTCTGACCACGCCGATGATGGACGGTGACCTTGCCGGTTTACACCAGCAAAATTTGGCTAAAATTGACGCCATTAAGCAGCAATGGCTGAGTGCATTGGAAGAAATAGAACCGAGCATTACAGGCTCCGATCTGCATAAAAACTCGCAAAATGCCTTGCTAAAAAGGATTGAAAGCCTGACTCAGTGGGCGAGTTCGGCAACGCATGATTTGCTGGTGCCTGAAGCACTATCTGACTTTGCTCAAAGCCAACTATTGGAAAAATCTAAGAAGGGTAATCCGCCACTACTTGAAGTTTTTAACGTCATCGAGCAGTTCAAAGCACAGCCAATCACGATTGAAGCGCCTTTAACAGCACACGCTATCCATCACTGTCGAGCCATGCTGGCAAAAGCTAAAGCAAGTAAACAGTGGTTGTCGTTTGATGATCTTTTAAGCCAGCTTTCTGCCTCTATTGATGGTGATGAGCAAGGTTTGTTGGCTGAACGCATTCGTCATCTTTACCCGGTTGCGATGATCGATGAATTCCAAGATACCGATCCGCTGCAATACAGCATTTTTAGCCGTATCTATCTGAACACACCTGAATGTGGTCTGTTTATGATTGGTGACCCTAAGCAGGCAATATACGCATTCCGTGGCGCAGATATTTTTACCTATATCAAAGCGCGCAATCAGGTGGCAGCGCACTACACATTAGGCACCAACTGGCGCTCAAGCTCGGATATGGTGGCAGCCGTGAACCAAGTGTTTGAGTTGCCAGATAGTCCGTTTATTTACGACAGCGATATTCCTTTTTTGCCTGTCGATGCCAACCCTTTTGCGGCAAAAAAAGAGTGGCTACTGAATGGAGAGAAGCAACCTGCGTTGACCTATTGGCTACAAGAAGCGGATGGTTCTCCAGTAACCAAAGGCAACTATTTAGAAGTGATGGCGCAGGCAACAGCAAGCCAAATACAGACCATTTTGACTGCGGCACAGCAAAATAAGGCGCTGTTTGTTAACGGTAAAAGTAGTAGTAACGGTAAAAGTAGTAGTAACGGTAAAAGCATTCAGGCGGGTGACATTGCGGTACTGGTGAGAACGGGTAACGAAGGTCGAATGATTAAAGAAGCCTTGGCTAAACAAGGTATTGCCAGTGTGTATTTGTCTAACCGTGACAGTGTATTTACCAGCTCGATTGCTCAAGATATTCAACGTTTGCTACAAGCGGTGCTGACACCAGAAAATGACAGAGCATTACGTGCAGCATTAGCTTCTCCGCTGTTTGCTCTGAACTCCAAACAACTTGATGCACTCAATAACGATGAAAACGAGTGGGAAAACGCTGTTAACCAATTTAAACAGTATCGCCGGCTTTGGGTTGAACGGGGTGTGCTGCCAATGCTGCGCTCGGTTTTAAGCCTTCGTCATATTGCCGAACGCTGGTTGGAAGAGGTGGATGGCGAACGAAATCTTACCGATTTCATGCACATCAGTGAATTGTTGCAACAAGCGACTCAAGATATCGACAGTGACCACGGTTTGCTGCGTTGGCTCGCTCAGACAATTAGCGATGCTGAACAAGGAATGGGAGGCAACGACGACGCCATCCAACGTCTTGAGTCCGAAAGAAACTTAGTACAGATCGTCACTATCCATAAATCCAAAGGTTTGGAATACGATTTAGTGTTTCTACCATTTGTGGTGAGTTACCGAGAAGCGAGCGAAGGCAAATATTACGACAGCAATAGTGGTCAGACTCTGCTTGATATCACTGGCGATAAACAAGCGTTGCAACAGGCGGACAAAGAACGTTTGGCTGAAGATTTACGTTTGATTTATGTGGCACTAACGCGTTCTGTCTATGGCTGTTTTATCGGTGTCGCACCATTACGCAATGGTCGTTCAACTAAAGAGCCAACGGGTGTGCACCACAGTGCTATCGGTCATCTTTTACAAAACGCGCAAGAAGGCGGAATCGATCTTCTTACTCAATCCGTGGAAGCACATGCAAACAAGTTATCTTGCGTCTTGGTTACCTCTCCTCCAGAACCTCTCGACACCATCTTCACACCAGTTGTAGATCCGTTGCCAGAGCTTAAAGCCAAAGAGCTAAACAGTGAGATTGACCGCTATTGGCGCATTACCAGTTATTCAGGCTTGGTGAAACAAGGCAGCCATCAAAAAGAACACGATGCAACGGTCGAAATCGGTGGCTTTGATGTGGATTCAGCCGAGGAGCATGATGAGCTTACGCCCATAGAAAAAGAGCGCACCATCTTTAACTTCCCGCGAGGTGCTCGCCCCGGTACTTTCTTGCACACTGTGTTTGAAGAGGTTGAGTTTACCGAGCCAGCAACCAGTGAGCACAACACTAAAATCATTAGTCATCTGCTGGAATTAGAACAGTTAGAGATGGAATGGTTACCTGTGATCCAAAAGCTGGTAGACGATGTGTTAGCCACCCCTCTTGATGGTAAAAAATTACAGCTAAACCAAAAGTTGTCCCATCAGAGATTGGTAGAGATGGAGTTTTTACTGCCGATTGAAGTGCTGACTGCTCCTGCGCTAAATCGCGTGGTTCAGCGTCATGATCCTTTATCAGCTAAAGCTGGAGATTTAGGTTTCTACACAGTTCAGGGCATGTTGAAAGGTTTTATCGACTTAGTGTTTCAGCACGAAGGTAAATACTATGTGCTTGACTGGAAGTCGAACCATCTTGGTGATGAAGTAGAGGCTTACCACGGAGAGCGTTTAGCATCAGCAATGGCGGAGCATCGTTACGATCTGCAATATCAACTTTATGCTTTGGCATTACACCGCTTTTTGCAAAGTCGTTTAGCAAATTATGACTACAACAAACACTTTGGTGGTGTTTATTACTTGTTCCTGCGTGGTATTGATGGCAAAGCACAGCACGGTATTTTCAATGCGAAACCAAGCCAAACAATGTTAGAAGAATTGGATTTATTGATACAAGGTAAAGAGCCGGATGAACGCACAAACGCTGCTGGGCAAATGGAGCTAGGATTATGA
- the recD gene encoding exodeoxyribonuclease V subunit alpha, which translates to MSTQALDVLAHLAKQGSIRQLDYQFARFIASLLSGNELSAEDKNAFLLLVAAVSAELGRGNICLSLWDSHGSSVDLSAKLGLYGEAALTVNPLWVNANWQQILSNSTLVGLQGEAVPLMFDGQRLYLHRYWHYEMTLAQRLQSFGSPMILKPTDGQKLKELLDVLFERDYRFLCKALKSSETSQVSRQRMVCDFLDVVDDSQLDWIAIDAVLTTVQRMEDLQPLDTLVPASCCLNWQKVAAAVALTRRFAVISGGPGTGKTTTVTKLLAALIRQSQQQGHTPNIKLVAPTGKAAARLTESIGKAVESLAVEPELKQAIPTTSSTIHRLLGAIPGSAEFRHHSKNQLHLDVLVVDEASMVDLSMMVKLVDALPSHARLILLGDKDQLASVEAGAVLGDICSFIENGYSAAQGKLLSELTGFHSLGNPVSSTNLKTSHSSVADSLCMLQKSYRFDARSGIGQLAKAINSGRAARVDEVWNQDFSDIHHYPLSSDAYNQMLKSLVDAYSIYLHRSGKRAIEQQEAKSSEPESMATKAKAVLKAFGQSRLLCAVREGDFGVVGLNHRIERALQARNLIKTQQELWYHGRPVMVTLNDHALGLYNGDIGICMRDEEDAEQRLKVYFELPDGSVKSVLPSRVPQHETAYAMTIHKSQGSEFEFTAMILPPEYSPIVTRELIYTGITRAKERLALYCDIGVLKRGIQFKTERASGLVERLKG; encoded by the coding sequence ATGAGCACACAAGCTTTGGATGTGTTAGCGCATTTAGCGAAGCAGGGCAGCATTCGTCAGCTCGATTATCAATTTGCTCGTTTTATTGCTTCTTTGTTGTCTGGCAATGAGTTAAGCGCAGAAGATAAAAACGCTTTCTTATTACTGGTGGCGGCTGTCAGTGCCGAACTTGGTAGAGGCAATATCTGCTTATCTTTGTGGGACAGTCATGGTAGCAGTGTTGATCTCTCTGCCAAGTTAGGTCTTTACGGTGAAGCGGCATTAACGGTTAATCCTCTATGGGTAAACGCCAATTGGCAGCAAATTTTATCCAACTCAACGTTGGTTGGTTTGCAAGGTGAAGCTGTGCCATTGATGTTTGATGGGCAACGTCTGTATTTACACCGTTACTGGCATTACGAGATGACACTGGCACAGCGTTTACAGAGCTTTGGGTCACCTATGATCTTAAAGCCTACTGATGGCCAAAAACTAAAAGAGCTGCTCGATGTGTTATTTGAACGCGACTACCGCTTTCTTTGTAAAGCCTTGAAAAGCAGTGAGACTTCTCAGGTCAGTCGTCAGCGAATGGTGTGTGATTTCCTTGATGTGGTCGACGATAGTCAACTGGACTGGATTGCAATCGATGCTGTGCTCACTACCGTTCAGCGAATGGAAGATCTTCAGCCGTTGGATACGCTCGTTCCAGCGAGTTGCTGTTTGAATTGGCAGAAAGTCGCTGCGGCGGTAGCTCTGACTCGACGTTTTGCGGTTATTTCTGGTGGACCAGGAACTGGCAAAACGACAACTGTAACCAAGTTGCTTGCTGCTTTAATTCGTCAATCCCAGCAGCAGGGGCATACGCCAAATATTAAGTTGGTTGCGCCAACGGGTAAGGCGGCTGCACGTTTAACCGAGTCGATCGGTAAAGCGGTGGAAAGTCTAGCCGTTGAACCTGAGCTCAAGCAGGCGATACCGACCACATCAAGCACGATTCATCGTCTGCTTGGAGCAATTCCGGGCAGTGCGGAGTTTCGTCATCACAGCAAAAACCAGCTGCACTTAGATGTGCTGGTGGTTGACGAAGCTTCCATGGTTGATTTGTCTATGATGGTGAAATTGGTTGACGCTTTGCCTAGTCATGCTCGCTTGATTTTACTTGGTGATAAAGATCAGTTGGCTTCTGTGGAAGCGGGCGCTGTGCTTGGCGATATTTGCTCATTTATTGAAAATGGATACAGCGCGGCACAAGGTAAGCTGCTCTCTGAATTGACTGGCTTTCACTCCTTGGGCAATCCAGTTTCGTCTACCAACCTCAAGACTTCACACAGCAGCGTTGCAGACAGCTTATGTATGCTGCAAAAGAGCTACCGTTTTGATGCCCGTTCCGGTATTGGGCAATTAGCAAAAGCGATTAACAGCGGCAGAGCCGCGAGAGTTGATGAAGTTTGGAATCAAGATTTCTCGGATATTCACCACTACCCATTAAGCAGTGACGCTTACAATCAGATGCTCAAATCATTGGTGGATGCTTATTCCATCTATCTGCATCGATCGGGTAAGCGTGCTATTGAACAACAAGAAGCGAAAAGCAGTGAGCCGGAATCTATGGCAACTAAAGCAAAAGCGGTATTAAAAGCGTTCGGTCAAAGCCGTTTGTTATGCGCTGTGCGAGAAGGCGACTTTGGTGTCGTTGGTCTAAATCATCGAATTGAGCGTGCGTTGCAGGCGCGTAATTTAATTAAGACGCAGCAGGAACTGTGGTATCACGGTCGTCCGGTTATGGTGACACTGAACGATCATGCTCTTGGCTTGTATAACGGTGATATCGGTATTTGTATGCGAGATGAAGAAGATGCAGAACAGAGACTGAAGGTGTATTTCGAACTACCCGATGGTAGCGTAAAATCCGTATTACCAAGCCGAGTACCTCAGCATGAAACTGCGTATGCGATGACGATTCATAAATCACAGGGCAGTGAGTTTGAATTCACAGCCATGATTTTGCCTCCCGAATACAGCCCAATCGTCACACGTGAACTCATCTACACAGGTATTACCCGAGCGAAAGAACGCTTGGCTTTGTACTGTGATATTGGTGTGCTTAAACGAGGAATTCAGTTTAAGACCGAACGAGCCAGTGGTTTGGTTGAACGTCTAAAAGGGTAG